Proteins encoded in a region of the Thermocaproicibacter melissae genome:
- a CDS encoding branched-chain amino acid ABC transporter permease, producing the protein MTAFVKKLAVYLASSVAVFGVFSLLIYLGVIDAYLERILMTICINVILALSANLVINYTGQLTLGHSAFMAIGAYGAAVVNQAGVPFFLSLIIGSIIAALFGFLIGLPTLRLKGDYLAITTLGFCEIIVVAIQNIPMLGGAQGLTGIPGETTFALVFFSMVVTILILYHVVNSRQGRAMISVREDEIAAEAMGINTTRYKIMAFTIGAFFAGFAGGLYAFLMMFIEPTSFNYFKSIDLVIYVVLGGSGNFAGCITSTTILTILPEALRFLEDYRMVIYPLLLIVIMIMRVKKVRIPWISDLVDTFRRKGGKKNAAA; encoded by the coding sequence ATGACTGCTTTTGTGAAGAAACTTGCCGTCTATCTCGCCTCCTCGGTAGCAGTATTTGGTGTGTTCTCGCTGCTGATCTATCTAGGCGTGATCGACGCTTACTTAGAACGCATCCTCATGACAATCTGCATCAACGTGATTTTGGCACTCAGTGCAAACCTTGTCATTAATTACACGGGACAGCTTACACTCGGCCACTCTGCGTTCATGGCAATCGGCGCATACGGCGCGGCGGTTGTTAACCAGGCCGGAGTTCCGTTCTTTTTATCCCTCATCATCGGAAGCATCATCGCGGCATTGTTCGGCTTCCTCATCGGCCTGCCGACTTTGCGTCTAAAGGGCGACTACCTTGCCATTACCACGTTGGGCTTCTGCGAAATCATCGTCGTTGCGATTCAGAATATTCCTATGCTCGGCGGCGCACAGGGCTTGACGGGCATTCCGGGCGAAACCACGTTTGCCCTAGTGTTTTTCTCCATGGTTGTCACAATCCTGATTCTTTATCATGTTGTGAATTCCAGGCAAGGCCGTGCGATGATTTCTGTCCGCGAAGATGAAATTGCGGCGGAGGCAATGGGCATCAATACAACACGCTACAAAATCATGGCGTTTACAATTGGTGCGTTCTTTGCGGGATTTGCAGGTGGCCTTTATGCCTTCCTGATGATGTTCATTGAGCCGACTTCTTTCAACTACTTCAAATCCATTGACCTAGTCATCTATGTCGTTCTGGGCGGCAGCGGTAATTTTGCCGGCTGCATCACATCGACGACGATTCTTACCATCCTTCCGGAAGCCCTGCGCTTCCTTGAGGATTACCGCATGGTCATCTATCCGCTGCTTCTGATTGTTATCATGATTATGCGTGTCAAGAAAGTGCGCATTCCGTGGATTTCCGACCTTGTTGACACATTCCGCCGCAAAGGGGGCAAGAAGAATGCCGCTGCTTGA
- a CDS encoding valine--tRNA ligase: MSRQLNKTYEPQEVEDRTYRFWLEKKYFHAVRDPKKKPYTIVIPPPNITGKLHMGHALDETLQDILIRWRRMQGYCALWLPGTDHASIATEAKIVEAMRKEGLTKEQIGREAFLERAWAWKEQYGGRIVEQLKKLGSSCDWDRERFTLDEGCSKAVREVFVRLYEKGLIYRGERIINWCPHCKTSISDAEVEFEERDGFFWHLRYPFKDGSGYLELATTRPETMLGDTAVAVHPEDERYKHLVGKTLILPLVGREIPVIADEYVERDFGTGVVKITPAHDPNDFEVGLRHNLEVINVMNEDGSINENGGKYAGLPGLEARKRIVDDLKEQGYLVRVEPIKHNVGSCYRCGTIVEPRVSKQWFVKMKPLAEPAIEAVRSGKTRFIPDRYAKIYYHWMENIRDWCISRQLWWGHRIPAWYCQDCGETIVAREAPHACPKCGSTHLEQDPDTLDTWFSSALWPFSTLGWPDKTPDLEYFYPTDTLVTGYDIIFFWVARMIFSGMEHMGETPFRTVLIHGLVRDEKGRKMSKSLGNGIDPLEIIDKYGADALRFTLATGNSPGNDMRFSQDKVEASRNFANKIWNAARFILMNLEGHDVPCTLPEELSLEDKWIVDSFNRLTKEVTDNLEHFELGIAVQKLYDFLWDEFCDWYIEISKIRLNSGDEKAAQNARQVLVWCMSSTMQLLHPFMPFITEEIWQALPHSGESIMISKWPEYDENHCFPKAAEEMRKIMEAVRAVRNRRAEMNVPPSRRARLYIATAMPETFRAGIPIFERLAWASSVEIGPSFTLDGAVTIVTPDAKLFIPTDELVDKKAELARLTKELESAKKQFATAEAKLKNEKFLAKAPANVVEGVRQNAAKLKEHIALIESSIKEMQ; the protein is encoded by the coding sequence ATGAGCAGGCAATTAAACAAAACCTATGAGCCGCAGGAGGTTGAAGACAGAACCTATCGGTTCTGGCTTGAGAAAAAATACTTCCACGCGGTACGAGATCCGAAGAAAAAACCGTATACCATCGTTATTCCGCCGCCGAACATCACCGGCAAGCTCCACATGGGACATGCCCTCGATGAAACGTTGCAGGATATTCTGATTCGCTGGAGAAGAATGCAGGGCTATTGCGCTCTTTGGCTCCCCGGCACCGACCACGCTTCCATTGCGACGGAAGCAAAAATCGTCGAAGCCATGCGCAAAGAGGGCCTTACAAAAGAACAAATCGGCCGAGAAGCATTTCTGGAGCGCGCATGGGCGTGGAAAGAGCAGTACGGCGGGCGCATCGTCGAGCAACTGAAAAAGCTCGGTTCTTCCTGCGACTGGGACCGTGAGCGCTTTACGCTGGACGAAGGCTGCTCCAAGGCAGTTCGCGAGGTCTTTGTCCGTCTTTATGAAAAAGGGTTGATTTACCGCGGCGAGCGCATCATCAACTGGTGCCCGCACTGCAAAACTTCCATTTCCGACGCGGAAGTTGAGTTTGAGGAGCGCGACGGCTTCTTCTGGCATCTGCGCTATCCGTTCAAAGACGGCAGCGGCTATCTTGAACTTGCTACCACCCGCCCCGAAACGATGCTGGGCGATACGGCTGTGGCGGTTCACCCCGAGGATGAGCGCTACAAGCACCTTGTAGGCAAAACGCTGATTCTACCCCTTGTCGGGCGTGAGATTCCGGTCATCGCCGATGAATATGTTGAGCGCGACTTCGGAACCGGTGTGGTGAAGATTACACCGGCGCATGACCCGAACGACTTTGAAGTCGGTCTGCGTCATAACCTCGAAGTCATCAACGTCATGAACGAAGACGGCAGCATCAACGAGAACGGCGGAAAATATGCCGGACTGCCCGGCCTTGAGGCCCGTAAGCGGATTGTGGACGACCTCAAAGAACAGGGCTACCTCGTGCGCGTGGAGCCAATTAAGCACAACGTCGGCTCCTGCTATCGTTGCGGAACCATTGTGGAACCACGCGTTTCCAAACAATGGTTCGTAAAAATGAAGCCGCTTGCGGAGCCTGCCATTGAAGCAGTCCGCTCCGGCAAGACGCGGTTTATTCCGGACCGTTATGCAAAGATTTATTATCACTGGATGGAAAACATCCGCGACTGGTGCATTTCGCGCCAGCTTTGGTGGGGGCACCGCATCCCCGCGTGGTATTGCCAGGACTGCGGAGAAACCATCGTTGCCCGCGAAGCTCCTCATGCCTGCCCGAAGTGCGGCAGCACGCATCTGGAGCAGGACCCCGATACGCTCGACACTTGGTTCTCATCGGCACTCTGGCCGTTCTCGACGCTCGGCTGGCCGGATAAGACTCCGGACCTTGAATATTTCTACCCGACCGATACCCTCGTAACGGGTTACGACATCATTTTCTTCTGGGTCGCCCGCATGATTTTCTCCGGAATGGAGCACATGGGCGAAACACCGTTCCGTACCGTGCTGATTCACGGCCTTGTGCGCGACGAAAAGGGCCGCAAGATGAGCAAATCGCTCGGCAACGGCATTGATCCGCTGGAGATTATCGACAAGTACGGCGCAGATGCCCTGCGCTTTACGCTCGCAACAGGCAATAGCCCAGGAAACGATATGCGCTTCTCGCAGGATAAGGTGGAAGCGAGCCGAAACTTTGCCAATAAGATTTGGAACGCCGCACGCTTTATTCTGATGAACCTCGAAGGGCATGACGTTCCGTGCACTCTTCCGGAAGAGCTGTCTCTCGAGGACAAGTGGATTGTCGATTCCTTCAACCGCTTGACGAAGGAAGTTACGGATAATCTGGAGCATTTCGAGCTCGGCATTGCCGTGCAGAAACTCTATGATTTCCTCTGGGATGAGTTCTGTGACTGGTATATTGAAATCTCGAAGATTCGCCTCAACTCCGGCGATGAGAAGGCTGCGCAAAATGCACGTCAGGTGCTAGTCTGGTGCATGTCCTCCACTATGCAGTTGCTGCATCCCTTCATGCCGTTCATCACCGAAGAAATTTGGCAGGCGCTTCCGCACAGCGGCGAGTCCATCATGATTTCCAAATGGCCGGAATATGATGAGAACCACTGCTTCCCCAAGGCGGCCGAAGAGATGCGCAAAATCATGGAAGCGGTTCGTGCCGTGCGCAACCGCCGCGCTGAGATGAATGTTCCGCCTTCCCGCAGAGCGCGTCTCTACATTGCCACCGCAATGCCGGAAACATTCCGCGCGGGAATTCCTATCTTTGAACGCCTTGCTTGGGCCAGCAGCGTTGAAATCGGCCCGTCCTTCACGCTTGACGGCGCCGTAACCATCGTAACGCCAGACGCCAAGCTGTTTATCCCTACGGATGAGCTAGTCGATAAGAAAGCGGAGCTTGCCCGTTTGACGAAGGAACTCGAATCTGCCAAAAAGCAATT
- a CDS encoding branched-chain amino acid ABC transporter permease codes for MSLVEILQQLINGLSLGSVYALIALGYTMVYGIIGLINFAHCDIYMVGAYIGLFASINLHLPFIPTLLIAMVGSAIAGVLVERIAYKPLRKASNIALLITAMGVSLLLENTFNAIFGAAQRSYPHDILAQKTIAIGPVHTDSLHLIILLTSVVLMLLLQIIIYKTKIGKAMRATSADKDAAALMGINVDATISATFAIGSALAGAAGVLVGILYNSVEPYMGIQPGIKAFTAAVFGGIGLIPGAFLGGLVLGVIETFVTAWYSPLSHAIGFIVLIVILIIKPSGLLGKKVSEKV; via the coding sequence TTGAGTCTAGTTGAAATTCTTCAGCAATTGATCAACGGCCTCTCGCTTGGGAGTGTCTACGCATTGATTGCCCTTGGCTATACCATGGTTTACGGCATTATCGGCCTGATCAATTTCGCCCACTGTGATATTTACATGGTGGGCGCCTACATAGGCCTTTTTGCATCCATAAATCTTCACCTGCCGTTCATTCCGACTCTTCTGATCGCCATGGTTGGTTCGGCAATTGCAGGCGTTCTTGTTGAGAGAATCGCCTACAAGCCGCTGCGGAAAGCGTCGAACATAGCATTGCTGATTACGGCAATGGGTGTTTCTCTCCTTTTGGAGAACACCTTCAATGCCATCTTCGGCGCCGCACAGAGAAGCTACCCGCATGACATCCTTGCGCAGAAGACTATCGCCATTGGACCGGTGCATACCGATTCTCTGCATCTCATCATTTTGCTCACCTCGGTTGTGCTGATGCTTCTGCTGCAGATTATCATTTACAAGACAAAAATCGGCAAAGCTATGCGTGCAACTTCAGCGGACAAGGATGCCGCCGCGCTGATGGGAATTAATGTTGACGCGACCATTTCCGCTACGTTCGCCATCGGCTCCGCCCTTGCGGGTGCGGCCGGCGTGCTGGTCGGAATCCTTTATAACAGCGTTGAACCGTACATGGGAATTCAGCCGGGCATCAAAGCCTTTACCGCTGCTGTCTTCGGCGGCATCGGCCTCATTCCGGGTGCGTTCCTCGGCGGCCTTGTTCTCGGCGTCATCGAAACCTTCGTAACCGCGTGGTATTCACCGCTATCCCATGCCATCGGCTTTATCGTCCTAATTGTCATTCTGATTATCAAACCGAGCGGGCTGCTTGGTAAAAAAGTCAGCGAGAAAGTGTAG
- a CDS encoding ABC transporter ATP-binding protein translates to MPLLDIQKISIQFGGLMAVSDFSMQMEKNDICGLIGPNGAGKTTVFNMLTGVYRPTRGKILFNGKSIAGMRPYNITSEGIARTFQNIRLMKNLTVLENVKISYIYQTKCNLAESILRLPRYFQEEKEIEEKSLELLKVFHLEDKKNELATNLPYGEQRRLEIARALATQPKLLLLDEPAAGMNPQETQELSDLIRWIREKFDIAILLIEHDMRLVMGVCEKIVVLDYGKIIAEGTPEEIRNNPKVIEAYLGEEAAHA, encoded by the coding sequence ATGCCGCTGCTTGACATTCAAAAAATCTCCATCCAGTTCGGCGGCCTGATGGCTGTCTCGGATTTTTCCATGCAGATGGAGAAAAATGACATTTGCGGTCTGATTGGACCGAACGGTGCAGGCAAGACGACCGTTTTCAACATGCTCACCGGCGTTTACCGCCCCACCAGAGGAAAGATTCTGTTTAACGGCAAATCCATCGCCGGTATGAGGCCTTACAACATTACCAGCGAGGGCATAGCCCGTACGTTTCAGAATATCCGTCTGATGAAGAATCTCACGGTGCTTGAAAACGTAAAGATTTCTTACATTTACCAAACAAAATGCAATCTTGCGGAATCGATTCTGCGCCTGCCTAGATATTTTCAGGAAGAAAAAGAGATTGAAGAGAAATCTCTCGAGCTGCTTAAGGTTTTCCATCTTGAGGATAAGAAGAACGAATTGGCCACCAACCTTCCTTACGGGGAGCAGCGCCGCCTTGAAATAGCAAGAGCGCTTGCGACCCAGCCGAAGCTCCTTCTTCTCGATGAGCCAGCGGCCGGTATGAATCCGCAGGAAACCCAGGAACTCAGCGATCTGATTCGCTGGATCCGCGAGAAGTTTGACATTGCCATTCTTCTGATTGAACACGACATGCGTCTTGTTATGGGCGTCTGCGAAAAAATCGTTGTGCTTGATTACGGGAAAATTATTGCCGAGGGTACCCCGGAGGAAATCCGCAATAACCCGAAGGTAATCGAAGCCTATCTCGGTGAGGAGGCTGCCCATGCTTAA
- a CDS encoding DUF3810 domain-containing protein, with translation MKAVFKLRRLWILLTIPVSFALIFASSSLPGFAESYAERIYPYLSRGLNAVTSLVPFSLAEILVYFLIAFLIAAFVRFVVRLIRLKGKRGETAARFLINLLCGAGILLFLFTINCGINYYRSTFAQTCGLTVKESSSEELIELCKSLAEDSNALRAKVKTDSNAVMLLHKRDFRENADTARVSFDRLSAEYPLLYSGYGAPKPVLASLAMSQCNITGIFFPFTFEANVNTDVPEYTIPFTMCHELSHLRGYMREDEANFIAYLACRSSDDIDFRYSGAAMAFTYASNALFATDSQKAAQIFSTLSEGVRRDLAFNNEYWSRFTGPAADAADSINDNYLKANSQKDGVQSYGRMVDLLLALQRAEKEGK, from the coding sequence ATGAAAGCCGTATTCAAGCTCCGCCGGCTTTGGATTTTGCTTACGATTCCGGTTTCATTTGCGCTCATCTTTGCATCTTCGTCCCTCCCGGGCTTTGCGGAAAGCTACGCAGAACGGATTTACCCCTATCTTTCGCGCGGCTTGAATGCTGTCACCTCGCTTGTGCCGTTTTCTCTTGCGGAAATCTTGGTATATTTTCTCATTGCCTTTCTGATTGCGGCTTTTGTTCGCTTTGTTGTCCGCCTGATTCGTTTAAAAGGGAAACGCGGTGAAACGGCAGCGCGCTTTTTGATCAATCTGCTTTGCGGTGCAGGCATCCTGCTTTTTTTGTTTACCATCAACTGCGGAATCAACTATTACCGCAGCACCTTTGCGCAGACATGCGGCCTCACCGTCAAAGAATCGTCCAGCGAGGAACTTATTGAACTGTGCAAATCTCTCGCAGAGGATTCCAATGCCCTTCGTGCCAAAGTGAAAACAGACAGCAATGCCGTCATGCTGCTGCACAAGCGGGACTTTCGGGAAAATGCGGATACGGCGCGCGTTTCATTTGACCGCCTCAGCGCAGAATATCCGCTGCTGTATTCGGGTTACGGCGCCCCGAAACCTGTTTTAGCCTCACTGGCGATGTCCCAGTGCAATATTACAGGAATATTCTTCCCGTTTACCTTTGAAGCAAACGTCAATACCGACGTTCCCGAATATACGATTCCGTTTACTATGTGCCACGAGCTTTCTCATCTGCGCGGCTATATGCGGGAAGATGAGGCGAATTTTATCGCTTACTTAGCCTGCCGCAGCAGCGACGATATTGACTTTCGCTATTCCGGCGCCGCTATGGCGTTCACTTATGCCTCCAACGCTTTGTTTGCAACGGATTCCCAAAAAGCGGCACAAATCTTTTCCACTCTGAGCGAAGGAGTCCGGCGCGACTTGGCGTTCAACAACGAATACTGGAGCCGGTTTACCGGCCCAGCGGCCGATGCGGCAGATTCCATCAATGACAATTATTTGAAAGCCAACAGCCAAAAAGACGGCGTACAGAGTTATGGGCGTATGGTCGACCTGCTGCTGGCACTCCAGCGCGCAGAAAAAGAAGGAAAATAA
- a CDS encoding ABC transporter ATP-binding protein, whose amino-acid sequence MLKITNLNVYYGGIHALSDVNMEVNEGEIVTLIGANGAGKTSTLRAISGLVTPSSGTIEFEGQDITKIPPHKIPYLGISHVPEGRRIFANMTVAENLQLGAYRRKDKAEIEKDFESVFTRFPRLKERLRQRAGTLSGGEQQMLAMGRALMSRPKILLLDEPSMGLAPIVVQEIFSIIQDINKSGTTVLLVEQNANMALSIANRAYVIETGRITLEGKASDLLNDESVKKAYLGG is encoded by the coding sequence ATGCTTAAGATTACGAATCTGAATGTTTATTATGGCGGAATCCATGCACTCAGCGATGTCAACATGGAAGTCAACGAAGGCGAAATCGTAACGCTGATCGGTGCAAACGGCGCGGGCAAAACCTCTACGCTTCGTGCTATTTCCGGGCTTGTTACCCCTTCAAGCGGAACGATAGAATTTGAAGGGCAGGACATTACAAAAATTCCGCCGCATAAAATTCCTTATCTGGGGATTTCCCATGTGCCGGAAGGGCGCCGCATTTTCGCCAACATGACAGTGGCCGAAAATCTGCAGCTCGGCGCATATCGCCGAAAAGACAAAGCGGAGATTGAGAAAGACTTCGAGTCTGTTTTCACAAGATTTCCGCGCTTGAAGGAGCGCCTCAGACAACGTGCTGGGACCCTCAGCGGCGGCGAACAGCAGATGCTTGCCATGGGTCGTGCGCTGATGTCGCGCCCGAAGATTTTGCTGTTGGACGAACCGTCCATGGGCCTTGCACCGATTGTTGTCCAAGAGATTTTCTCCATTATTCAGGACATCAACAAGTCCGGCACGACGGTGCTCCTTGTTGAGCAGAATGCGAACATGGCACTTTCCATCGCAAACCGTGCCTACGTCATTGAAACGGGGCGCATTACACTGGAAGGTAAAGCTTCCGACCTGTTGAACGACGAATCCGTGAAAAAAGCATACCTTGGCGGCTGA
- a CDS encoding bactofilin family protein, whose product METGFSTQNQGFTHMIKRIWNGPEDEEDSAKVKNMDMQEHSYDMRGINEDRLENGNRPFRRDYSQQKQIPQQDMRNFETSSVNATIISKGTVINGNIKSDGDIEMYGSVSGSIETTGRVKINGKQIGDVQGSSVDLMDCTVRGNISASDSIVVDSNSVIVGDIKGGSLTFDGKLKGNVHVMGNVNLQGNAVIIGDVTSTTITVESGARLQGSIQVSDGSIDDVDLPDDLPDTNN is encoded by the coding sequence ATGGAAACAGGATTCTCTACGCAAAATCAAGGTTTCACCCACATGATTAAGCGTATTTGGAACGGACCGGAAGATGAGGAGGATTCAGCAAAGGTGAAGAACATGGATATGCAAGAGCATTCGTACGATATGAGGGGAATAAACGAGGATCGTCTTGAGAACGGGAACCGTCCGTTCCGCCGCGATTATTCGCAGCAGAAACAGATCCCGCAGCAGGATATGCGTAATTTTGAAACAAGCAGCGTGAATGCGACGATTATCTCCAAGGGCACTGTCATTAATGGTAACATCAAGTCCGACGGTGACATTGAGATGTACGGTTCTGTTTCTGGAAGTATCGAAACGACCGGAAGGGTGAAAATCAACGGCAAACAGATCGGTGACGTTCAGGGTTCCAGTGTCGACCTGATGGATTGCACTGTGCGCGGCAATATCAGTGCATCGGATTCTATTGTTGTCGATAGCAATTCGGTCATTGTCGGCGATATTAAAGGCGGAAGCCTTACCTTCGACGGAAAGCTGAAAGGAAATGTCCACGTTATGGGGAATGTGAATTTGCAGGGCAACGCAGTTATCATCGGCGATGTTACTTCCACCACAATCACCGTGGAAAGCGGTGCGCGTCTCCAGGGTTCAATTCAGGTTTCTGACGGCAGCATTGACGACGTAGATCTGCCGGACGATCTACCTGATACAAACAACTAA